Proteins encoded together in one Streptomyces sp. NBC_01408 window:
- a CDS encoding NTP transferase domain-containing protein: MSSHTSPPVIAGLLLAAGGGRRLGGRPKALLTYRGRPLVENAVRVLREAGCGPVHVVLGASAAEVRERADLSGCVVTDNPDWAEGMGSSLRVGLASLAGTGARAALVSLVDQPGIGAAAVARVREAYRSPASLVAAAYDGERGHPVLFGADRWADIAATAVGDKGARVHLTRHADELTLVECGDIAEAFDIDTPPDLARLA; this comes from the coding sequence ATGTCGTCCCACACCAGTCCGCCAGTGATCGCGGGCCTGCTCCTGGCCGCCGGCGGTGGCCGCCGGCTCGGCGGCCGCCCCAAGGCCCTCCTGACCTACCGTGGCCGCCCGCTCGTGGAGAACGCCGTGCGCGTCCTGCGCGAGGCGGGCTGCGGGCCCGTGCACGTGGTGCTCGGCGCCTCCGCGGCGGAGGTCCGCGAGCGGGCCGACCTGAGCGGGTGCGTGGTGACCGACAACCCGGACTGGGCGGAGGGCATGGGTTCCTCCCTGCGGGTCGGCCTCGCCTCCCTCGCCGGTACGGGCGCCCGTGCGGCCCTGGTGTCCCTGGTGGACCAGCCGGGCATCGGGGCGGCGGCCGTGGCCCGGGTCCGGGAGGCGTACCGCTCCCCGGCGAGTCTGGTGGCGGCGGCCTACGACGGGGAGCGCGGCCATCCCGTGCTGTTCGGCGCGGACCGCTGGGCGGACATCGCGGCGACGGCCGTCGGGGACAAGGGCGCGCGGGTGCACCTGACACGTCACGCGGACGAGCTCACGCTGGTGGAGTGCGGGGACATCGCGGAGGCCTTCGACATCGACACCCCGCCCGACCTGGCACGACTGGCTTGA
- a CDS encoding 3'-5' exoribonuclease translates to MAPRTARPSLYISVDIEADGPIPGPYSMISFGASVAGRQDGAVYTAADPEQLTFYRELRPISEEFVPEALAVSGLDRDRLLKEGAEPGAAMDEFRTWVREVSEGAQPVMCGYPASFDWTFLYWYLMRFGADSPFGHSGCLDMKTLYAAKARVPLRAAVKGRMPRELLSRRRHTHHALDDAIEQAELMSNLMLWTPAAC, encoded by the coding sequence ATGGCACCCCGTACCGCACGTCCCAGTCTGTACATCTCCGTCGACATCGAGGCCGACGGGCCCATTCCCGGGCCGTACTCGATGATCAGCTTCGGGGCCTCGGTCGCGGGGCGGCAGGACGGCGCGGTGTACACCGCCGCCGATCCCGAACAGCTCACCTTCTACCGGGAGTTGCGTCCCATCAGCGAGGAGTTCGTACCCGAGGCGCTGGCGGTGAGCGGGCTGGACCGCGACCGGCTGCTGAAGGAGGGCGCCGAACCGGGCGCGGCCATGGACGAGTTCCGCACCTGGGTGCGGGAGGTCTCCGAGGGGGCGCAGCCGGTGATGTGCGGCTATCCGGCCTCCTTCGACTGGACCTTCCTGTACTGGTACTTGATGCGGTTCGGCGCCGACAGCCCCTTCGGACACTCCGGCTGCCTGGACATGAAGACGCTCTACGCGGCGAAGGCGCGGGTACCGTTGCGCGCCGCCGTCAAGGGCCGGATGCCGCGCGAACTGCTGTCCCGCCGCCGCCACACGCACCACGCCCTGGACGACGCGATCGAACAGGCCGAGCTGATGAGCAACCTGATGCTCTGGACTCCCGCGGCCTGCTGA
- the aceB gene encoding malate synthase A — protein sequence MSAPAPSPLAIVDAEPLPRQDEVLTEAALAFVAELHRRFAPRRAELLARRAERRAEIARTSTLDFLPDTAQVREGEWKVAPAPAALNDRRVEITGPTDRKMTINALNSGAKVWLADFEDASAPTWENVVLGQLNLIDAYERRIDFTDARTGKAYALKPAEELATVVMRPRGWHLAERHLRIDGAPASGALVDFGLYFFHNAQRLIDLGKGPYFYLPKTESHLEARLWNEIFVFAQDYVGIPQGTVRATVLIETITAAYEMEEILFELKDHAAGLNAGRWDYLFSIVKNFRDGGEKFVLPDRNAVTMTAPFMRAYTELLVRTCHKRGAHAIGGMAAFIPSRKDAEVNKVAFEKVKADKDREAGDGFDGSWVAHPDLVPIAMASFDAVLGDKPNQKDRLREDVSVAPGELIAIDSLDAKPTYEGLRNAVQVGIRYIEAWLRGLGAVGIFGLMEDAATAEISRSQIWQWINAGVVFEHDGEPVRATAELTRRIAAEELAAIRAEVGEEAFAAGKWQQAHDLLLQVALDADYADFLTLPAYDQLSG from the coding sequence ATGTCCGCACCAGCGCCGTCCCCGCTGGCCATCGTCGACGCCGAGCCCCTGCCCCGGCAGGACGAGGTCCTCACCGAAGCGGCACTCGCCTTCGTGGCCGAGCTCCACCGCCGGTTCGCCCCCCGCCGCGCCGAGCTCCTCGCCCGGCGCGCCGAGCGGCGAGCCGAGATCGCCCGGACCTCCACCCTCGACTTCCTCCCGGACACCGCACAGGTCCGCGAGGGGGAATGGAAGGTCGCGCCGGCCCCGGCCGCGCTGAACGACCGCCGCGTGGAGATCACCGGTCCGACGGACCGCAAGATGACCATCAACGCCCTGAACTCGGGCGCCAAGGTCTGGCTCGCCGACTTCGAGGACGCCTCGGCTCCCACCTGGGAGAACGTCGTCCTCGGCCAGCTCAACCTGATCGACGCCTACGAGCGCCGCATCGACTTCACCGACGCCCGCACGGGCAAGGCCTACGCCCTCAAGCCCGCCGAGGAGCTGGCGACCGTGGTCATGCGGCCGCGCGGCTGGCACCTGGCGGAGCGCCACCTGCGGATCGACGGCGCCCCGGCCTCCGGCGCACTGGTCGACTTCGGCCTGTACTTCTTCCACAACGCGCAGCGCCTGATCGACCTCGGCAAGGGCCCGTACTTCTACCTGCCGAAGACGGAGTCGCACCTGGAGGCGCGCCTCTGGAACGAGATCTTCGTCTTCGCCCAGGACTACGTCGGCATCCCCCAGGGCACCGTCCGCGCGACCGTCCTCATCGAGACGATCACCGCCGCGTACGAGATGGAGGAGATCCTCTTCGAGCTCAAGGACCACGCGGCGGGCCTGAACGCCGGGCGCTGGGACTACCTCTTCTCGATCGTGAAGAACTTCCGTGACGGCGGCGAGAAGTTCGTCCTCCCGGACCGCAACGCGGTGACGATGACCGCCCCGTTCATGCGGGCGTACACCGAGCTGCTGGTCCGCACCTGCCACAAGCGCGGCGCGCACGCCATCGGCGGCATGGCGGCCTTCATCCCGTCCCGCAAGGACGCCGAGGTCAACAAGGTCGCCTTCGAGAAGGTCAAGGCGGACAAGGACCGCGAGGCGGGCGACGGCTTCGACGGCTCCTGGGTCGCCCACCCCGACCTGGTCCCGATCGCCATGGCCTCCTTCGACGCGGTGCTCGGCGACAAGCCGAACCAGAAGGACCGCCTGCGCGAGGACGTCTCGGTGGCCCCGGGCGAGCTCATCGCGATCGACTCCCTCGACGCGAAGCCCACCTACGAGGGCCTGCGCAACGCGGTCCAGGTCGGCATCCGCTACATCGAGGCCTGGCTGCGCGGCCTCGGCGCCGTCGGCATCTTCGGCCTGATGGAGGACGCGGCCACCGCCGAGATCTCACGCTCGCAGATCTGGCAGTGGATCAATGCCGGTGTCGTCTTCGAGCACGACGGCGAACCCGTGAGGGCCACGGCCGAGCTCACCCGCAGGATCGCGGCCGAGGAACTGGCCGCCATCCGCGCCGAGGTCGGCGAGGAGGCCTTCGCGGCCGGGAAGTGGCAGCAGGCCCACGACCTCCTCCTCCAGGTCGCCCTGGACGCGGACTACGCGGACTTCCTGACGCTCCCCGCGTACGACCAGCTCTCCGGCTGA
- a CDS encoding GDSL-type esterase/lipase family protein — MRRLTAVGMALPLAFTALLTAGAGTAAAGQGTGPTAVVSLGDSYISGEAGRWKGNSLTNSGNRLGTDRAWVSGSTYDPAKVYGTTAGGCHRSDSAEVRSAGPIADVAVNLACSGATADNVFRASNGGVAYKGEAPQADQLAAVAASHNVKMIALSVGGNDLGFADIIKDCAYDFIIWNSYCYDDQQSGVDQKIDGVMAKVGKSVDEVRAVMRGAGYADSSYRIVLQSYPSPIPRGAENRYTQSDWSRLNTGGCPFWNRDSDWARDSLVPQIANRLKGVAAAKGVQFLDLRDMMQGREVCAKASSQVSSTSPASAKTSEWGRWIDSSETQGLIQESMHPNYFGQLAAGRCLALVAAQPATSGFACKNTAGADQAGMFLTPAS, encoded by the coding sequence GTGCGACGACTGACCGCCGTCGGCATGGCCCTCCCGCTCGCGTTCACCGCGCTGCTCACGGCCGGAGCCGGCACCGCCGCCGCAGGCCAGGGCACCGGCCCGACCGCCGTCGTCTCCCTGGGCGACAGCTACATCTCCGGCGAGGCCGGCCGCTGGAAGGGCAACAGCCTGACCAACAGCGGGAACCGGCTCGGCACCGACCGGGCCTGGGTGAGCGGCAGTACGTACGACCCGGCGAAGGTATACGGAACCACGGCCGGCGGCTGCCACCGGTCCGACTCGGCCGAGGTGCGCAGCGCCGGCCCCATCGCCGACGTGGCGGTCAACCTGGCCTGTTCCGGGGCCACCGCGGACAACGTGTTCCGGGCGTCGAACGGCGGCGTGGCGTACAAGGGCGAGGCTCCGCAGGCCGATCAGCTGGCCGCCGTGGCCGCCTCGCACAACGTCAAGATGATCGCGCTGTCGGTCGGCGGCAACGACCTCGGCTTCGCCGACATCATCAAGGACTGCGCGTACGACTTCATCATCTGGAACTCGTACTGCTACGACGACCAGCAGTCCGGCGTCGACCAGAAGATCGACGGGGTCATGGCCAAGGTCGGCAAGTCCGTGGACGAGGTCCGGGCCGTGATGCGCGGGGCGGGCTACGCCGACTCCTCGTACCGGATCGTCCTCCAGTCCTACCCGTCGCCCATTCCGCGCGGCGCGGAGAACCGCTACACGCAGAGCGACTGGAGCCGGCTCAACACCGGTGGCTGCCCCTTCTGGAACCGGGACTCGGACTGGGCCCGTGACTCGCTCGTGCCGCAGATCGCGAACCGGCTCAAGGGGGTTGCCGCTGCCAAGGGCGTGCAGTTCCTGGACCTGCGGGACATGATGCAGGGCCGTGAGGTGTGCGCGAAGGCCAGCTCACAGGTCAGCTCCACGAGTCCGGCGTCCGCGAAGACCAGCGAGTGGGGACGCTGGATCGACAGCAGCGAGACGCAGGGGCTGATCCAGGAGTCCATGCACCCGAACTACTTCGGCCAGCTGGCCGCCGGCCGCTGCCTCGCGCTGGTCGCCGCCCAGCCGGCCACCTCGGGCTTCGCCTGCAAGAACACCGCGGGCGCCGATCAGGCCGGGATGTTCCTCACCCCGGCCTCCTAG
- a CDS encoding VOC family protein encodes MFADSKAFSGFSVDDLDKAKEFYGSTLGLRVSEDNTMGLLSLHLGGDTTVMVYPKDNHRPASFTILNFPVDDVDRAVDELTARGVSMERYEEFEADAKGIVRGEGGTPTIAWFKDPAGNVLSVINETP; translated from the coding sequence ATGTTCGCAGACAGCAAGGCATTCAGCGGATTCTCGGTCGACGACCTCGACAAGGCGAAGGAGTTCTACGGTTCGACCCTCGGGCTGCGCGTCTCGGAGGACAACACCATGGGCCTCCTGTCCCTGCACCTCGGGGGCGACACCACGGTCATGGTCTACCCGAAGGACAACCACCGGCCCGCCAGCTTCACCATCCTGAACTTCCCCGTGGACGACGTCGACCGGGCCGTGGACGAACTCACCGCGCGCGGCGTCAGCATGGAGCGTTACGAGGAGTTCGAGGCGGACGCCAAGGGCATCGTGCGCGGCGAGGGCGGCACGCCCACCATCGCCTGGTTCAAGGACCCGGCGGGCAACGTCCTGTCCGTGATCAACGAAACGCCGTGA